The genomic stretch AGCCCGTCCCACAAAAAAAACTATTATTTGGTGAGTTAGTTTGCCTCGATGTCTACTAAAACGGTCTCAAATTTGTACCTGCTCTGTCTAATGGCAAATTGATAGATTGAAGATGCTTAAGCccgctaattttttttttgtcttgaaaaaattactaaattattaaatattaaaaaaatatataagttcacaaatattttaataaatttataatttttaaagacaaaaaaaatttaaatttttaaattcacaaaaacattagttttttaattctaaataactaataaacataattatcaaataaattattttaaacaaaataataaaaccaaTATTGtccaaaacatataattaaacattatttaagtttttaatcaatcaaacataatcCAAATTATAACTTCAAGTAAAACGAACAAACATTTTAAATACAAGTACAAAACTAacatttcaaattcaattatcATTTAAAACCAAAAATCCGTCCCACCCGCCAAAACCCATGTATTAGCAGTGCAAGTTAGACGGATTTTTTATTGTAGCGATCTCAAATTTCTAgcccaactttttttttttaacgaaTTATGCGAGTCGACCCATCGAGTTTCGACAAGTTTCCCACCCTTAATTTCGACCCTCTCAAATTGATAATTTTACATgtaaaattctttatttttatggtTTGGCTcctcttaattttattttgtggcCTTTTATTTAGTTATATCTTTTATGCTAGCTTCCTTCAAACAAAAGTTCTAGCTCTGTTCCTACATTCCATATAATTATCAAGCATCTCATATTATCTCGTGAACTTTTGACATCCCATTGTACCTAAAGCCCTATTGGGCAAATGAAAAAGTAGGAAAAGGAGAGTAAAGAGTGAATACTGAATAGTGTGTGAAAGGAAAGAAAGGAAAGTTCACAACATCTTTCACTTTATCTATGCTCCTTTGTGCTGCACTACCATGCAAAGActattattgttgatttgaaaCATAGTTAACAAGTTGCTTACCCACCAAGAAAACTTAGTAAAAGTACTTTATACACTGCTCTCTGCAATCATTTATAATAACTTGCTTCAAGCTTCATAATACATCATGGCCGGATCATCCTCCAAAACCCCTCGTTTCTTATTGAAACGTAAAACCAAATCCATTGACTCAGTTTCAGCTAAAGCCAACCGAAGTCTATTCACCACTCCTGAACCTGACATAGAGGATTATGGCCATTTCTTTGCTTCAAAGAATAAGAAGGTAGCTGACACGTTTCTGGAGAAGTATAGGAGCAAGAGGGGCTTGTTTGTCACCGATGTTAGCAAGACAGAATGGTGCCAAAAGCAAATGgagttttctctcttctttgaTGATGAGGAAtgcaataacaacaacaatgatgACAAAGAATGCTTCAGCTTCGTTTATGAAGGAAGAGCATCAGGAACAGGGAAGAACAATACCCATGATCAGGCTATGAAAGCTGGCATCGATCGCCATGTTGAACTGCGAAACGAGGTTCTGAAACCGGTGAGAGTGGAGGTGAAGTCAAGAGAAGATTGCATGGCACTGAAACTTGTTAACTTCATAAATGGCGTGAATCAGTTGTTGTTTGAAGGACTCACCCGCGAGCTTCCAATAGTAAGCTTTGCTTTCGAACAAGGGATATGGATGGTGGGAAGCATCGACGAGGTTCGAATGCATAGCACTGATCACAGGCCAATACTCGTTGAGACGAAGACTCGAATCAGCGACACAGTTCCTTCAGAATCACAGAAAAGAAACGGTAGGATTCAGTTGATGTGTTACAAGTATTTATGGGACAATCTAGTTTCCAATCCATTCCCTTTGAGAGAGTTCTATGATTACTTCGATTTAGAACCGCAGCGAGCATTGTGTGAAGATCTGAAGAAGGCATGTTGTTGTTCTGGTTTCAATGCAGTGACGCTTAATGAAGTGGTGGTGTGTTACCAAACAGCGTGTAAGATGATGCCACGTGCACATGATGATGAGTTAGTGCTTCGATATGAGTCTCAGAGAGATAAGTCACTGGTGCTTGATGAAGACAAGTTTGCATACAATTATGGGTGGTTAAAGAGTGAGATTTCGAAATGCCTTCAGTTTTGGCTTCAACAGAGAGAAGCTAGTTTCGTTGCTGTGGAAGACCAATGGAAATGTGCCTACTGTTATTTTACGTCTCTGTGTCCAGCATACCCACATGACACTACTGATGATGAATGATGACTCGttattatatgaaaaaatattaaacaatataagTAATAGATATATTgaagtttattttattagtctATGAATGATtactttaatattaaaatttagaagtttaatttaaaaatgtaatatatttatatttgattgGTAGCTGTTCATATTGTTCAACAAAATCATTATTTCCTCAAAATTTATACTAAGAATTGGCATCTTAAATTTGGAGTTAGCTGTGTGCATCATGAATGAAAATACAAACAAAATTTCGAGTTGACGgtctttctctttttcaatcatactaTGTCAATAATATGTGGATGTACAAAAATTAGTCAGTTATTATTAttggtataaaatatatattaaaaataatttaatatatattataatttataaactaATATGTATGGGCTGAGGCCCGCTCTTGTGTCGGTAAATGAAAAACAGACTAGGCCCACACGCTTTTCCGGTGGTGGCGTGCCTGGTCTTCCAAAGCCCAATTCATAGCTTTCTGTTGTTCAAGTTCAGGGACCCACTACTTTTTCCTGTGCAACAGGAAAAGGGACCCACTACTTTTTAAGTCTTCAactgatttaattattttgtcaCCTGCTAGACGGTGAAATTAAGTAATTAACGGAACAATCCCGCTAAGAAATAAGAGAAGTTTAGTCaacaatataaatatttttaaattatattttatattaattattattaattagtggttatttaaattttttcaaaagatacaaaattaatgattattaattattttttcttactctaattcactttttactatttattaCGCAAATACTAattcttcttttaaaaaaaattgaaactcCGAAAAACAAAAAGTACTGAAACATAAGATAAGAATCAtctaaattttaagaaaaaaatatataaaatataaaaaaaagaatcattcaaaactaataataataatcatctaaattctaagaaaaaaatatacaaaacatagaaaaataaatcatccaaaactaaaaaaatcatttgaaatgtagaaaaaaacataaaaaattagttaaaaaaaccATTCAAAACTAAAtaggaggaagagaagaaaagtCGCAGGATAGCCGGCGACGACGTCTTAGACGACGTTGCTTGGACAGTAGGGGGACTCGCGGTGGCATGTTGCGACGAGTGGAGGAATCGCCATGAATCAGAGTAGTTGATCGCGCGTTGCGAATGGGGACCTAGTGGTGACTGCGTCGCAACGAATGGAGAGTCGTGGGATGCGAGTGGCGAGTGATGGGAAGTCGCGAGCGGCAAGGATGTGTCGGGCGAGCGAGGGGACGCGAGGAGGGTGAAGTAGAAGCACAATGGTGGCTGTCTTTCCTGTGCGTAGGGGTGTCCGCGGATCGGATATGGCCTAAaattcgatccgatccgcattaaaatcatcggatcggatcggatccaatATCCGCAACTTTTAAGgttggatccgatccgatccgatccgcacatttgcggatcggatcggattggatatcggatatatccgcaaaacacaaaaatatttttaaaggcttatttttattaaaaaaatatcaataaaactcattttttctattcttttaaatatgtttactcttaaaataatattaaacatactttttttaaataataaattaaaataatataacatatatgataattattaattgaaataaaacataaaaagaatatttatttatttatttctttaatttcgcGGATATGCAGATCCCAACACAAAATCCGCAATCCGATCCGATTAGTGTgcggatccgatccgatccgatccgatccgaaaACCTTGCGGATCGGATCCATATCCGCAATTTTCGGATCGGATTCGGATAAATACCGCAGATATGTGGATCGGATCCGATCCATGGACACCCCTACCTGTGCGAACGGCAGATGAAGTGGCAGAGAAGAATGCAAGGACGACCAGCGATGGCACGCAAGGATGGTGCTGTGGTGACGCTAGCAGCGCGAGAACGAAATTGTGGTAGCGTGGGATATTGGGAAGAGATATTAGGATTTGTGATTTTGTGTAGTCAATGGTAAGTGAAAGTGAAAATAAATTAGGGTaaattttgattcaaaaatgtcattaatatcaattaacaaaattttcaacttaaaaaaataatttaaaattaataattattaattgaattgTTCAATTATTAGTTCGTAGACACTTGATTTCCTATACTTTTTCTTTAACCGAATGATGAACCTATCccacaatattttttttatatagaaataCTATATTGTACAATTCTTTGGGCTTCAAGCCCcgttattaataaaaaaaaatatactatattaTACAAAAAACAATTATACATATGGGATTAttcttatttgttttttttatcatGAGGCATGATGTTTGttataaaaaatgttaaataatcaatatttgtatttttattttatatttcaatcatttttttactaaaaaaatattcatccttattttttttaaatgatgttTTGGTGTTAACAAGTACAAGTATGATGCATCCTTTATCCTTGAAGCGTCACATTATGTTCCTACCATGTTGCCCTTACTGTAAGAAATTcatgtggttggttgtttccatgCAATTGGATGCCAGACCAGACTCCACCACTATTCTTATACTCCTTTCCAAAGCTAATAACATATTCTGCTTTCGCTTTCACAATTTTACATCACGCATGGAAAATCAACCCTTCAAGGAAAAATCTTTGGCAAGATCTACAGTAAGTAGATAGAAATTTAATAAAGATTACATGTAGCAGTTAATTGTACTTATATTATATCTGGGTAGAAAAGGACAGGTAAAAGAATTGAAGACTAAAAATATATCTAAcctaataaatacataaaaggAAAGCAGAAAACGACAAAAGAACAAGTAAGCAGGTGCGGTGCAATGAGAATGAGGAAACTTAGGAGTGAGTAGTAATTAACACGACTTAAGTAACATTTAATTAAAGATTAGGTTAAGTGGGCACCGCAATAACAACACAGTGACACGGTGGAAGCTGAACCCGCCTTTTTTCCATTTTGGTATTCGTGACGTCAATCTCCACCGTTAGCACCCATCCGCATGGCATGGCATGTGATTGTGATTGCGATTGcgatcttctctctctttcttcccATAAAATCTTCCAAGTTCCGTACTTTACTCGGAATTAGCCGTGAATAAAGCGCTAAACCCGTAACAGAACACATTCTGGCGCTCATGCTTCCTCCCTCACTCTCAACCCCAAATGGTGCAGCCACTGCACTCAAGTGTGTGTGATTCTGAGTGACACTGTTTCTTACGGTGGGCCCGTAATGAAAGGAGTTTCCTTCAATGGGTTTTCCTTATTcttgctctttttcttcttcactctCTTCATGTCTCTGAGCTCGATTTCAGCTCTGTCTCAAAGTGGCTCCGACCTGCCTCCGGTGAAGTTTATCATAGGTTCGTCTAATCGTGTGTCTCCCTCTCTTCTTTTGTTATGGTGATGGGTTAGGAGTTAGGATTAGGTGCAGATCTTGCTAAGCTGAGGATTTGGGATGAAAGATCAAAACTTTGTGCCAAGTTTTAATTCATTTGGATTGATCCCACATAACTAATTGAAGCTCAAAATGTGCAAGTTTTGTTGTTTTGATGGGATTGGATTTATCTGTTATGGTTGTGACTGGTCTGTTCCTTCTTTGTTTTCAGGAGGAGAAGAGAATTTGGGTCCATGGAAGTATGAAATGAGTCAGATGACACACATGGGTCCAGCACCAGGGCCTAATGGTGAGGATACTCTTGTCTTGGCGGCAAACAGGACCAAAAGACCCGACATTCTCAGAGGATTTCGACGATACCGAGGTGGTTGGGATATTACAGATCGCCATTATTGGGCTGTAAGTGCTATTTGTCATTCCTACTTTTCATGGTGTTCTTGAATGAGTTTATTCAGTAATCACTTGGTGCCATGTTCATTTAGCATTGAAACGGAGAGTGCTATTCTTTCACATCCTCATTGCATTCCCTGTATTGTATTTTGCATTTTTGTCCATGTTTCTTTGATGTTACTTTGCTTTCCAACGATTTTCAGCTAACCATTTTTCACCAAATATTTGCAGTCAGTTGGATTCACGGGTGCGGCTGGTTTCATTCTTGCTGTGCTATGGTTCATCTCGTTTGGATTAGCACTTGGGATTCATCTATGCTGTGGATGGGGAATTAGTATCAAAAACAGAGAATCAAATCGTTCACAAAGGATTTGTCTTATACTGCTGATATCATTCACCTTTGCAGTGGCGTAATTCTCTTTACTTTAATGCTTTTTTTGTTAACTTCTTGATAGGATGTTTTATTTCCTCACAATCCCCCATGGGGAAAATGGGTTCTTTAATCATCTTTGCTTTCCATTACTAGTTACCAGATATTCTTTGGTATTTACATGTTACATATTACAAATGTTTAGTGTagttttttgttctctgaaaaCTTTCACCATTATTTGCCCACAAAAGTATTTGAAGTTCTATGCAATCTATTATTTACCATTGCTTCATTGTTTGTTCATATTTACTTGGAGATGAATCCAACCTGTCCTGATTACTGACATCCTATTCTCTTTAATCTTCGCAGAACGGGATGTATCCTTCTTTCTGTTGGGCAAGATAAGTTTCATGGCGAGGCCTTGGGTACCCTACAATATGTTGTTAATCAGTCAGATTATACAGTGCAGACTCTAAGAAATGTCACCGAGTATCTCTCCCTTGCAAAAACTATCAATGTCAATCAGATCCCTCTTCCATCTGATGTCATGGATGATATTGACAAGTTGAATGTGGATCTAAATACCGCAGCAAATACACTTTCGGAGAAGACGGAAGAAAATTCTGTTAAAGTTCGAAGAGTATTCGATGCTGTGTATGAATCATAAAACCGAGGACTTGTCattttgaaatataaatattCCATCATATATGATCCTAAAATGTGGACTTTTTTTGTAGTCGTCTTGCTTTGATAGTTGTGGCAGCAGTGATGCTTCTGCTGGCAGTAATTGGATTGTGTATGTATTTTAAATCAATCTAGCTACGTTTATACTCATGCCCTAGAACTCTTGCTTATGGCTATGTTGTATTTGTTGCAGTGCTATCTATCCTCGGACATCAACATGCAATCCTCATGTGAGTTTCCTCTGTTTGTGTCTCTTGATATTACCTTGGCTTATCATGCCTCTGTCTGCCTGAAGTGTTGGTGTTTTCCACATTCTTCTATATCTGATTTCAGAATGTTATTGCAGATTTGTTATCAGTGGTTGGTTACTGGTTGCAACCACATTCATTCTTTGTGGAATGTTCATGATCATTAATAAGTAAGCCATTATAAAAAGATCCTCGTTTACCATATTCAGCAAGAGCGATCCCCTTTCTTTTCATTCATTAAACTgtaatacatttttttttttttatcacagTGCAATTTCTGATACCTGTATGGCTATGGGAGAATGGGTGGAGAATCCACATACAGAATCTGCACTTAGTGATATTCTTCCATGTGTTGATCAGAGAACCACAAACAAAACACTTTTTCAAAGTAAACAAGTAGTCAACAACATTGCGAATGTTGTCAATCAGTTCATTTACAGCACCGCGAACATAAATGCAACAAAAGGTAATCTGGGTTACTACAACCAATCTGGGCCTGGAATGCCATCTTTGTGCTATCCCTTTGACCCTCAGTATCAAGAGCGGCAGTGTACAGCTCAAGAAGTTTCTTCTGCCAATGCTTCAAtggtaattttttgtttaaaaacaTTACTTGACTTAATTTTTGAGATCTTCGGTCGGCTGGGTTTATGTAGCATTATTTTTGTTTCAATCCTCTGTGGCTCTGTGCACCTCTCTGCTCGAACCTAATAAATTTGGCTGTGTTTGCGTGGGAGAGGAATGCTAGTTATTTTAGCTTGAATAGTTGGATCTCTTGATTTGGATCCAGTATTTTTTGCATTATGCTATAGTGTCTATTTCTGCTGAATGAAATATAGGAATCTCACTGAACTTGCTTAAAACTTTTGCAGGTTTGGAAGAACTACGAATGTGAGGTATCTGAATCTGGAATTTGCACAACAGTTGGGAGGGTGACCCCGGCGATTTACTCGCAATTAGTTGCTGCAGTTAATGAAAGCTATGCATTAGAACATTACACTCCGCTTTTGCTTAACCTTCAGAATTGCAATTTTGTCAGGGATGCATTTGCAGGAATCACCACAAGTTACTGTCCTCCATTAACCCATTATCTCAAGATTGTGAATGCAGGACTGGGACTCATTTCAGTTGGCGTCTTGCTCTGCCTTGTTCTCTGGTTACTCTATGCCAACCGCCCCGGAAAAGGGGATGTGTTTGGGAAGCTATCCTTATCAGAAAAACTAAAGAGCAGATTTAGCAAGAACCGCAATAGTACGAATCCGTCATTGTCAAATGCTGGTAGTGAAGTATAGATTGTAaaatagtttttagtataaatataggcttatatattattttactgTGCCACATATAGCGGGAAGAAACAAAGGTGGAGCGAAGCAACATCTTTTGTTGGAGAATAGTAACCAAAGTAGTGTATACCATATACATATACATGTTGCCTTTGTAAAGAATAAGCTATTTTTTACAAGATTTTTCAGCTTTGGCCCTTCtctctttttatttgattgaattACGAACCAAGTTGAAGATTTTTCTCCCTTCTTCAAAAATAGCGGTGCAGAATTAATGGAGGAAAAGGAATATTTAATACTGTTAAAATTTCCCTAGATTCAATGCTAGATTTTAGATAAAACCAAGAGCAAAAAGAATTAAGAAACTACTCGTGAATCCATGTTTCTAGAATATTCGATCAAATTAATTCGTATTTTTATCTATCTACCAGTTTTCCAACTGAATCATAAAAAACGAAATCTAGAATAAGAACATGATCACCTGTTAAAGCAATAGAAAATGAGAATGAAGTGGTTGACTTGGATATGACTGATATTCATTCTTAAAAAGTTGACTTTATAAACCAGATGGAGGTTTTGGCGTGACTAGCAAGCAAGCATGCGtggaaaatgaaaatgaaaatggaaatcCGAATCTACATGAATCACAGAAAGTAGA from Arachis stenosperma cultivar V10309 chromosome 9, arast.V10309.gnm1.PFL2, whole genome shotgun sequence encodes the following:
- the LOC130951055 gene encoding exonuclease V, chloroplastic-like, translated to MAGSSSKTPRFLLKRKTKSIDSVSAKANRSLFTTPEPDIEDYGHFFASKNKKVADTFLEKYRSKRGLFVTDVSKTEWCQKQMEFSLFFDDEECNNNNNDDKECFSFVYEGRASGTGKNNTHDQAMKAGIDRHVELRNEVLKPVRVEVKSREDCMALKLVNFINGVNQLLFEGLTRELPIVSFAFEQGIWMVGSIDEVRMHSTDHRPILVETKTRISDTVPSESQKRNGRIQLMCYKYLWDNLVSNPFPLREFYDYFDLEPQRALCEDLKKACCCSGFNAVTLNEVVVCYQTACKMMPRAHDDELVLRYESQRDKSLVLDEDKFAYNYGWLKSEISKCLQFWLQQREASFVAVEDQWKCAYCYFTSLCPAYPHDTTDDE
- the LOC130951024 gene encoding uncharacterized protein LOC130951024 produces the protein MKGVSFNGFSLFLLFFFFTLFMSLSSISALSQSGSDLPPVKFIIGGEENLGPWKYEMSQMTHMGPAPGPNGEDTLVLAANRTKRPDILRGFRRYRGGWDITDRHYWASVGFTGAAGFILAVLWFISFGLALGIHLCCGWGISIKNRESNRSQRICLILLISFTFAVATGCILLSVGQDKFHGEALGTLQYVVNQSDYTVQTLRNVTEYLSLAKTINVNQIPLPSDVMDDIDKLNVDLNTAANTLSEKTEENSVKVRRVFDAVRLALIVVAAVMLLLAVIGLLLSILGHQHAILIFVISGWLLVATTFILCGMFMIINNAISDTCMAMGEWVENPHTESALSDILPCVDQRTTNKTLFQSKQVVNNIANVVNQFIYSTANINATKGNLGYYNQSGPGMPSLCYPFDPQYQERQCTAQEVSSANASMVWKNYECEVSESGICTTVGRVTPAIYSQLVAAVNESYALEHYTPLLLNLQNCNFVRDAFAGITTSYCPPLTHYLKIVNAGLGLISVGVLLCLVLWLLYANRPGKGDVFGKLSLSEKLKSRFSKNRNSTNPSLSNAGSEV